ACCGTTGGATAAACCACCTTTCAAGACGATTCTGTCTCTATTTTTATATATTTATTTTACTTCCCTTATCAATATCATATCAATATTGCCCTGTTTTTAATAGTCAAGCAATCTCCCTTATACATTATCCTCTTGTATAAATAAAAATAAGTGTTATTCACATTTGTCTTTTTAGGGATAATGATAAAATTAAGGAGCATTGGGGGAGAAAAAATGGATTATCACATACGTAATTTTAAGGATACGAAACGCATAATATCCAGAGATTTATGTGACTTGGCAGAGCTGTTGCATCCCGGCAAAGAAAAGCTCCCATTCGATTCTTTTTCCGTGTCGCATGCTATGCTTTCTCCTCACAGTAAATCTCTTCCACATAAACTTGTTGAATCGACAGAAATATATATAGTCATAGAAGGAGCCGCAACGCTTCATTTAAACCAAGAAAAGATAGAATTAAAAAAGGGGACAACTGTAGTGATTCCTGCATCGGCAGAGCAGTACATAGTCAATGACTCTGATGATAGCTTAGAGCTTTTATGCATAGTTACTCCGCCATGGAGCTATGATGATGAGATAATCAATTAATTTTTTATAATAGAGAGGTTAGATATGACAAAAGGACTTAATA
This portion of the Synergistaceae bacterium genome encodes:
- a CDS encoding cupin domain-containing protein, with the protein product MDYHIRNFKDTKRIISRDLCDLAELLHPGKEKLPFDSFSVSHAMLSPHSKSLPHKLVESTEIYIVIEGAATLHLNQEKIELKKGTTVVIPASAEQYIVNDSDDSLELLCIVTPPWSYDDEIIN